Proteins encoded by one window of Salvia splendens isolate huo1 chromosome 5, SspV2, whole genome shotgun sequence:
- the LOC121805056 gene encoding RNA polymerase sigma factor sigB-like: MGSMPCLLPQFKCSPDTFAVKFNSQSHSSVHSLKSREAINFRTQCISSVTSVPTATTSSVLELEKLQLSSLEAFPNSVAADRSWRTSASTSAVLELEKVASLDTHSNHFVAERPLTYGGAVGPPSEIRHGANLDEANIFTREETVISAAASEALALAKEAVKVAKVAAMMITHRKSTKSSSTTTGVLPEVDNLMFEMGKLTYPAERVFTESKIADIGFGGNFPVSDPLAEPDDVEPSAEELEFLESQLSDSITVRSKRQIERKARRSRAAEKAAANIVSVKSGSSSRKKRSSVQEIDYSDPLRYLRGTTSSSRLLTASEEQMLSEGIQVLLKLEKLQEELTQRFGSPPTFAQWAAAAGVDHKTLRKQLDYGRLCKDKMIKSNIRLVISIAKNYQGAGMNLQDLVQEGCRGLVRGSEKFDASKGFKFSTYAHWWIKQAVRKSLSDQSRTIRLPFHMVEATYRVKEARKQLYSENGRVPDDEEVAEATGLSMKRLSAVMLTPKAPRSLDQKIGVNQDLKPSDVISDPDAETSEELLIKQLMRQDLAKVLDSLNPREKQVVSWRFGLEDGRMKTLQEIGELMGVSRERIRQIESCAFRKLKNKKRTKHLHQYVAS; the protein is encoded by the exons ATGGGAAGTATGCCGTGCCTGTTGCCGCAATTCAAGTGCTCGCCTGACACTTTTGCAGTCAAATTCAATTCTCAGAGCCATTCTTCTGTCCATTCAT TAAAGAGTAGAGAGGCAATCAATTTCCGGACACAATGTATCTCATCTGTCACGTCGGTGCCAACAGCCACAACATCATCAGTGCTTGAGTTGGAGAAGCTACAACTATCATCTTTAGAGGCTTTTCCTAATTCAGTTGCTGCTGATAGATCATGGAGAACATCGGCGTCAACATCTGCAGTGCTTGAATTGGAGAAAGTAGCTTCTTTAGACACTCATTCAAATCATTTTGTTGCAGAGAGACCATTGACATATGGTGGAGCAGTTGGGCCCCCATCTGAG ATACGTCATGGAGCAAATTTGGATGAGGCGAATATTTTTACAAGGGAAGAAACTGTCATCAGTGCTGCTGCATCTGAAGCACTTGCACTAGCTAAGGAGGCAGTTAAAGTAGCTAAAGTGGCCGCCATGATGATCACCCATCGTAAATCCACCAAGTCAAGTAGCACTACCACTGGAGTCTTACCTGAAGTAGATAATTTAATGTTTGAAATGGGGAAGCTTACCTATCCTGCGGAAAGAGTTTTCACAGAGTCTAAAATTGCTGACATTGGGTTCGGTGGAAATTTTCCTGTTTCTGATCCCCTTGCAGAACCTGATGATGTGGAACCTAGTGCTGAGGAACTAGAGTTTCTCGAGTCACAACTGTCTGATAGTATAACTGTTAGATCAAAACGTCAGATAGAACGTAAAGCCAGAAGAAGTAGGGCAGCAGAAAAGGCAGCAGCCAACATAGTGTCTGTGAAATCTGGTTCTTCAAGCCGAAAAAAACGCTCTTCTGTACAGGAAATAGATTATTCTGATCCCTTACGTTACTTAAGGGGGACAACAAGTTCTTCTAGGCTACTTACTGCTTCCGAAGAACAGATGTTGTCAGAAGGGATCCAG GTCCTACTGAAGTTGGAAAAACTACAGGAAGAGCTTACTCAACGTTTTGGAAGCCCGCCTACTTTTGCCCAATGGGCTGCAGCGGCTGGTGTTGATCATAAAACCTTGAGGAAGCAACTGGATTACGGTCGTCTATGCAAAGATAAAATGATTAAGAGCAACATACGGCTAGTTATTTCTATTGCAAAAAATTACCAGGGAGCTGGGATGAATCTTCAAGATTTGGTTCAG GAAGGGTGTCGCGGACTCGTGAGAGGTTCAGAGAAATTTGATGCCTCAAAGGGTTTCAAGTTCTCCACCTACGCTCATTGGTGGATAAAGCAAGCAGTACGAAAATCACTTTCTGACCAATCCCGGACAATTAGACTACCA TTTCACATGGTTGAAGCTACTTACAGAGTGAAGGAGGCAAGAAAGCAACTGTACAGCGAAAATGGTAGAGTTCCTGATGATGAAGAAGTTGCTGAAGCAACAGGGCTCTCCATGAAGCGACTTTCTGCAGTCATGCTGACCCCCAAAGCTCCAAGGTCCCTCGACCAGAAAATCGGAGTCAACCAAGACCTCAAACCTTCA GATGTGATTTCAGACCCTGACGCAGAAACATCAGAGGAGTTGCTGATTAAGCAGTTAATGAGACAGGACTTGGCAAAGGTTCTGGACAGCCTGAATCCGAGAGAAAAGCAAGTTGTGTCGTGGCGGTTTGGGCTGGAGGATGGTAGAATGAAGACATTGCAAGAAATCGGGGAGCTTATGGGTGTGAGCAGGGAAAGGATCAGGCAGATAGAATCATGCGCCTTTCGTAAGCTGAAGAACAAGAAGAGAACGAAACACCTGCACCAGTATGTAGCGTCATAG
- the LOC121802392 gene encoding protein TRI1-like: protein MSTPSGLLRGSRALLAAARSAAAPSVKAPAAPNPAKQKKPTPPSGIMKAKPISLALQDFVGEPEISRVEAVKKVWAYIKLNDLQNPVDRREIFCDDKLKKLFEGKERVGFLEIAKLLSSHFVKTA from the exons ATGTCGACGCCGTCTGGATTGCTCCGGGGCTCCAGGGCTTTGCTCGCCGCCGCCAGGTCTGCCGCGGCGCCGAGCGTAAAAGCCCCCGCCGCACCGAATCCAGCTAAGCAAAAGAAGCCAACCCCACCGTCTGGGATAATGAAGGCAAAACCGATATCGCTCGCCCTTCAGGATTTTGTGGGTGAGCCAGAAATTTCTAGGGTAGAGGCTGTGAAGAAAGTCTGGGCGTACATCAAGCTCAACGATCTTCAG AACCCGGTAGATAGGAGGGAGATCTTCTGTGATGACAAGCTCAAGAAGCTCTTTGAAGGAAAGGAGAGAGTGGGGTTTCTTGAGATCGCTAAGCTGCTCTCTTCCCACTTTGTGAAGACGGCTTGA
- the LOC121802391 gene encoding uncharacterized protein LOC121802391 yields the protein MAVALASPPLPPPPSQLQLSVASKRSCRYRCTSPLSQTDSSSSCRPAVILPGLGNNTTDYQKLALILKDYGVPTVTAKVSRIDWLRNAAGLLDSNYWRGTLRPRPVLDWYLQRVEEAVYEAKELAQGSTVSLIGHSAGGWLARVYLQEYGTSDISLLLTLGTPHLALPKGISGVIDQTRGLLDYVDKHCAKAVYTPELRYVCIAGRYIQGVRLLGSSSDENPELMVETEQPVGEMSVVKTSAPASATLQARFVGQGYKQVCGQADVWGDGVVPEVSAHLKGALNISLDGVYHSPVGSEDETRPWYGSPAVVQQWIHHLLN from the exons ATGGCCGTAGCTTTGGCTTCGCcgccacttcctccaccaccaTCACAACTACAATTATCAGTAGCGTCAAAGCGCAGCTGCCGCTACCGTTGCACTTCACCACTCTCTCAGACCGACTCCTCCTCCTCCTGCCGTCCTGCTGTCATTCTCCCT GGATTGGGGAATAATACCACTGACTATCAGAAATTAGCCCTAATTTTGAAAGATTATGGGGTGCCAACAGTCACTGCCAAGGTTTCCAGAATTGATTGGCTCAGAAATGCTGCTGGCTTGCTTGATTCAAATTATTGGCGTGGCACCCTCCGCCCTCGCCCGGTTCTAGATTG GTATCTTCAAAGGGTTGAAGAAGCTGTTTATGAGGCAAAGGAATTGGCTCAAG GTTCTACAGTATCTTTGATTGGGCACTCAGCAGGAGGATGGCTGGCCCGTGTTTATTTGCAAGAATATGGCACATCGGATATTTCCCTACTGTTGACATTAGGAACCCCACACCT TGCACTGCCTAAGGGCATTTCAGGAGTCATAGATCAAACTAGAGGCCTCCTGGATTATGTTGACAAGCATTGTGCTAAAGCTGTATACACCCCGGAACTAAGATATGTCTGCATTGCCGGGAG ATACATACAAGGTGTCCGTCTTCTTGGATCGAGTAGTGATGAAAATCCAGAACTGATGGTAGAAACAGAGCAACCAGTTGGTGAAATGAGTGTTGTTAAGACATCAGCACCAGCATCTGCCACTTTGCAAGCTCGATTTGTTGGTCAAGGATATAAGCAG GTTTGTGGGCAAGCGGATGTATGGGGTGATGGAGTAGTACCAGAGGTGTCCGCACACCTCAAAGGTGCACTCAATATCAGCCTAGATGGAGTCTACCATTCACCCGTTGGTTCCGAGGATGAAACAAGACCTTGGTACGGCTCCCCAGCTGTTGTTCAGCAATGGATACATCACCTTCTCAACTGA
- the LOC121802393 gene encoding uncharacterized protein LOC121802393: MHQKEIYTDVLLDGSTFQDKQKKKGMQNEREKGKRSQCDHKSYQNPYVIRILIRERWEVERINMMAGTNRTKDCSLISLCMLLEQDIITLITELTLLLDIHRRAILPPAGYGYGYVIA, translated from the exons ATGCACCAAAAAG AAATCTATACAGATGTTTTGCTAGATGGTTCTACTTTTCAAGACAAAcagaagaagaagggaatgcaaaacgagagagagaagggaaaaaggAGCCAGTGTGATCATAAGTCATATCAGAACCCTTATGTTATTAGAATCCTAATCAGAG AAAGATGGGAGGTGGAAAGAATAAACATGATGGCCGGGACGAACAGGACAAAGGACTGTTCTCTAATCTCGCTGTGTATGCTGCTGGAGCAGGACATCATTACCCTCATCACGGAGCTTACCCTCCTGCTGGATATCCACCGCAGGGCTATCCTCCCTCCGGCTGGATatggatatggatatgtgatAGCATAA
- the LOC121803053 gene encoding uncharacterized mitochondrial protein AtMg00810-like, whose protein sequence is MVFRAKFKADGSLDRYKARLVAQGFTQLPGFDYCHTFSPVVQASTIPVVLSIVVSNNWPLHQLDVQNAFLNDVLSKAIYMEQPPGFIDPQFPNHVCRLKKAIYGLKQASLAWYQRLSDFLVHVGFFYDLKSFISRLHQEFAITDLGKLGYFFGLEVTYTSSGIFLNQAKYARDILQRASLEESKPVSTPLVAGCQLSTDGQPFEDPTLYRSLVGLLQYLTITRPDLSFDVNLVSQHLQHPTIAHFQAVKRILRYVKHTPAFGLSFTCSSSFSLVAYSDADWARCVETRRSTYGYSIFLGGNLVSWSAKKQPTVSRSSCESEYRALANTSSEMGACFQWSARDSIRIIRLTGCRHFNESSPSPFVCIFQRQAPR, encoded by the exons ATGGTTTTTCGAGCGAAATTCAAGGCTGATGGCTCACTTGATCGCTATAAAGCTCGTCTTGTTGCACAAGGCTTCACACAACTTCCGGGTTTTGATTACTGCCATACTTTCAGTCCAGTTGTTCAAGCTTCTACAATTCCAGTCGTGTTATCCATTGTTGTTTCCAATAATTGGCCTCTACATCAGTTGGATGTCCAAAATGCCTTCCTGAACGACGTTCTATCCAAGgcaatatatatggaacaacccccTGGCTTTATTGATCCTCAATTTCCAAATCATGTATGCCGTCTTAAAAAGGCAATATATGGCCTAAAGCAAGCTTCTCTTGCGTGGTATCAACGACTTAGTGATTTTCTCGTACACGTTGGATTTTTCT ATGACTTGAAATCTTTCATCTCTCGCCTTCATCAAGAATTTGCCATCACTGACCTTGGAAAACTTGGTTATTTTTTTGGTCTTGAAGTCACTTATACTTCTTCAGGCATTTTCTTGAATCAGGCTAAATATGCTCGTGATATCCTTCAACGAGCATCTCTTGAAGAGTCAAAACCTGTCTCTACACCCTTGGTTGCAGGTTGCCAACTTTCAACGGATGGCCAGCCATTTGAGGATCCTACTTTATATCGGTCATTAGTTGGATTGCTACAGTACCTGACAATTACACGTCCTGATTTGTCCTTTGATGTAAATCTTGTTAGTCAGCATCTTCAACATCCAACCATTGCTCATTTTCAAGCGGTAAAACGAATTCTTCGCTATGTAAAACACACTCCAGCTTTTGGCTTAAGTTTTACATGTAGCTCTTCGTTTTCTCTTGTTGCATATTCTGATGCCGACTGGGCTCGTTGTGTTGAAACTAGACGATCTACTTATGGCTATTCTATTTTCCTTGGCGGTAATCTAGTATCTTGGAGTGCCAAGAAACAACCCACGGTCTCTCGCTCTAGCTGTGAATCCGAGTATCGAGCTCTTGCAAATACATCTTCTGAAATG GGAGCTTGTTTCCAATGGTCAGCTAGAGACTCAATTCGTATCATCAGACTTACAGGTTGTAGACATTTTAACGAAAGCTCTCCATCGCCctttgtttgtatttttcaGAGACAAGCTCCGCGTTAG
- the LOC121803061 gene encoding protein SRC2 homolog, protein IFSRQIQYLHSQYGYPPPHGGYPPPHGYPPAGYPGAHHSGAAAAYGAHHMAHGAYHRPHGGFFGHHGKFKHGKFGKRWKHGMYGKHKHMKRWKLSMRQTVLCFSVVILFPVLISILKLMVVYRV, encoded by the exons ATATTCTCAAGGCAAATACAATATTTACATTCACAATATGGATATCCTCCACCACACGGAGGGTATCCTCCTCCACACGGATACCCTCCAGCAGGTTATCCAGGCGCACATCATTCAG GGGCTGCAGCTGCTTATGGTGCTCACCACATGGCTCATGGGGCGTACCACCGTCCTCATGGTGGTTTCTTTGGCCACCACGGGAAGTTCAAGCATGGAAAGTTTGGGAAGCGTTGGAAGCATGGCATGTACGGGAAACACAAACACATGAAACGATGGAAATTATCGATGCGACAAACCGTCCTATGTTTTTCTGTTGTCATTTTATTTCCTGTGTTAATCTCAATTCTCAAACTTATGGTTGTGTATAGAGTTTGA
- the LOC121802345 gene encoding uncharacterized protein LOC121802345 — MDPQAFIRLSIGSLGIRFPRSAAEESGICSFSSPYVCEIRLRGFPVQTTPIPFIPSPEAAPNYHSVSSSFYLEESDLKALLAPGCLYASHARLEIVVFTGKKGSHCGVGVKRQQIGAFKLDVGPEWCEGKPAILFNGWIGIGKNRHETGKPGAELHMRVKLDPDPRYVFQFEDETMLSPQIVQLQGNVKQPIFSCKFTRDRASQVDPLSNFWSNAADGLNQDMGRRERKGWRVKIHDLSGSAVAAAFITTPFVPATGCDWVAKSNPGAWLIVRPDPCSPESWQPWGKLEAWRERGGVRDCICFRFHVFSDGQEGGEFLVSEILINAEKGGEFFIDTDRQAATPLPSPQSSGDFAGLSPVAGGFVMSCRVQGEGKLSKPRVQLAMRHVTCVEDAAIFMALAAAVDLSIEACVPFRRKIRRGSHSW, encoded by the exons ATGGATCCTCAGGCCTTTATTAGGTTATCGATTGGATCTCTGGGAATTAGATTTCCCAGAAGTGCTGCCGAAGAATCTGGTATTTGTTCGTTCTCTTCTCCATATGTATGTGAGATCCGCCTCCGCGGTTTCCCTGTGCAGACAACGCCAATCCCTTTTATACCATCTCCTGAAGCAGCTCCTAATTATCACAGCGTCTCGTCAAGCTTTTATCTCGAAGAATCCGACTTGAAAGCACTCTTGGCACCTGGATGTTTATATGCCTCCCATGCGAGGCTCGAGATAGTGGTTTTCACAGGGAAAAAGGGTTCTCACTGTGGTGTTGGTGTCAAGAGGCAACAAATTGGAGCTTTTAAGTTGGATGTTGGTCCTGAATGGTGCGAAGGAAAGCCAGCTATTTTATTCAATGGCTGGATTGGCATTGGCAAGAACAGGCACGAGACAGGGAAACCAGGAGCCGAGCTTCATATGCGGGTGAAGCTGGACCCTGACCCTAGATACGTTTTCCAATTCGAAGATGAGACTATGTTGAGCCCGCAAATTGTTCAGCTTCAAGGCAATGTCAAGCAGCCTATTTTCAGCTGCAAGTTTACTCGAGACAG GGCATCCCAGGTTGATCCACTAAGCAACTTCTGGTCAAATGCAGCCGATGGTTTGAACCAAGATATGGGGAGACGAGAGCGCAAGGGGTGGAGGGTGAAGATACATGACCTATCCGGCTCAGCTGTTGCAGCGGCCTTCATAACAACCCCTTTTGTTCCAGCAACGGGCTGTGACTGGGTGGCGAAGTCCAATCCGGGAGCCTGGCTAATCGTGCGCCCGGATCCATGCAGCCCCGAGAGCTGGCAGCCATGGGGGAAGCTCGAAGCCTGGCGTGAACGAGGAGGAGTCAGAGACTGCATCTGCTTCCGCTTCCACGTCTTCTCAGACGGGCAGGAAGGAGGGGAGTTTCTGGTTTCAGAGATACTGATCAACGCAGAGAAAGGTGGGGAGTTCTTCATAGATACTGACAGACAGGCAGCAACGCCATTGCCGAGCCCACAGAGCAGTGGTGACTTTGCAGGGCTGAGCCCCGTTGCTGGTGGGTTCGTCATGAGCTGTAGGGTGCAGGGAGAAGGGAAGTTGAGCAAGCCTCGCGTGCAGCTCGCGATGAGACATGTCACGTGTGTCGAGGATGCCGCCATCTTCATGGCTCTCGCTGCTGCCGTCGATCTTAGTATAGAGGCGTGCGTTCCCTTTCGTAGAAAGATTCGAAGAGGCAGCCATTCTTGGTGA
- the LOC121803062 gene encoding aspartic proteinase CDR1-like: protein MIDLVEYASLSNSNNESRIISGFTTEIIHRDSPISPLYDPSLTQEQRLAKRFVSECVRRSFPIIDPGYSNTYNEPSCGSRECTEYEESTTCDVISDTCGFKIAYEDGDNDDNGNGVVGIGVGRASLLSQLGYDKVSYCLNPDESASSTLHFGSDAVVSGLGTVSTAMTKNDVFYYLMLEGITVGNFPTKFYFDYEAAIMASINQSPVRNFDGWRLCYSQLISLPRITVHFKGADVEWYADNVFTKVDQNHECLAADPMLVRSFYGNVAQVNYLVCFDVTNNIVSFKHTEC from the exons ATGATTGATCTCGTAGAATATGCCTCATTAT CTAATAGTAATAATGAAAGCCGCATCATCAGTGGGTTCACCACAGAAATCATCCACAGAGACTCTCCCATTTCCCCTCTCTACGACCCTTCTCTGACGCAGGAGCAGCGCCTCGCCAAG aggttcgtatcagaGTGCGTCCGCAGAAGCTTCCCAATCATCGACCCCGGATATTCCAACACCTACAACGAGCCCAGCTGCGGCTCCCGCGAATGCACCGAGTACGAGGAGTCCACTACCTGCGACGTGATATCCGACACGTGCGGATTCAAGATTGCATACGAAGACGG CGACAACGACGACAACGGAAACGGCGTCGTGGGGATTGGAGTGGGGCGAGCTTCGCTCCTCTCCCAGTTAGGATACGACAAGGTGTCGTACTGCCTCAACCCAGACGAATCCGCCTCGAGCACTCTGCATTTCGGCTCCGACGCGGTGGTTTCAGGCTTGGGAACAGTGTCAACGGCGATGACGAAGAATGACGTCTTCTACTACCTGATGCTGGAGGGGATCACCGTGGGGAAC TTTCCCACCAAATTCTACTTTGATTACGAGGCGGCGATAATGGCCTCCATCAATCAGTCTCCGGTTCGGAATTTTGATGGCTGGAGGCTGTGTTATTCGCAACTGATCTCGTTGCCCAGGATCACCGTGCATTTCAAAGGGGCGGATGTGGAGTGGTATGCAGACAACGTTTTTACAAAAGTGGATCAGAATCATGAGTGTTTGGCGGCGGATCCTATGCTGGTTCGTTCTTTTTACGGTAATGTTGCTCAGGTTAACTACTTGGTATGTTTTGACGTCACAAACAACATTGTGTCGTTTAAGCATACTgaatgttga
- the LOC121803067 gene encoding aspartic proteinase CDR1-like — MAMIAPCVSCRPQKFRLFDPKSSTTYKDALYGFPGCTAMGNKGFCDANRDKCLYLISYGDGSHSTCSVGSETFTFRSTSGGLIRFPNVVFGCGTDNYDKFPNDGSGIVGIGVGPGTLLPQLGYGKFSYCLISLEGSKYDASTLHFGSDAAVSGWGVVSTPMTKLRSFYYLTMEAISVGSQRFPFIIPIGGANIIIDSGTALTLLPINFYDDLETAIANSIDQRPVRDHGGWRLCYTEAFVMPKVTVHFKGADVEWKQENVFVRVDQDYECLALQPRQTIPIFGSVAQVNYMVGYDVTRNTVSFKPTECGA, encoded by the coding sequence ATGGCCATGATCGCCCCCTGCGTGAGTTGCCGCCCCCAAAAGTTCCGACTCTTCGACCCCAAATCCTCCACCACCTACAAAGACGCCCTCTACGGCTTCCCCGGCTGCACCGCCATGGGGAATAAAGGCTTCTGCGACGCCAACCGGGACAAGTGTTTGTACCTGATTAGCTACGGCGACGGGTCCCACTCCACCTGCTCCGTGGGGTCAGAGACCTTCACCTTCCGCTCCACCTCGGGCGGGTTGATTCGCTTCCCTAACGTCGTCTTCGGCTGCGGAACCGACAACTACGACAAATTCCCCAACGACGGGTCGGGTATTGTTGGGATCGGAGTCGGGCCGGGCACGCTCCTCCCGCAATTAGGGTATGGCAAATTCTCATACTGCCTCATCTCGCTAGAGGGATCCAAGTACGATGCCAGCACATTGCATTTCGGTTCCGACGCGGCGGTTTCCGGCTGGGGAGTGGTGTCGACGCCGATGACGAAGCTTCGGAGCTTCTACTATCTGACGATGGAGGCGATCAGCGTGGGGAGCCAGAGGTTTCCATTCATCATCCCCATTGGGGGAGCGAACATCATCATTGACTCGGGGACGGCGCTGACGCTGCTTCCCATCAACTTCTACGATGATTTGGAGACGGCGATAGCCAACTCGATCGATCAGAGGCCGGTTCGGGATCATGGAGGGTGGCGGCTGTGTTACACGGAGGCGTTCGTCATGCCCAAGGTCACGGTGCATTTCAAAGGGGCGGATGTGGAGTGGAAGCAGGAGAATGTGTTTGTTAGAGTGGATCAGGATTATGAGTGCTTGGCGTTGCAACCTCGTCAAACTATTCCGATTTTCGGTAGCGTTGCTCAGGTTAACTACATGGTAGGTTATGATGTTACCAGGAACACGGTGTCGTTTAAGCCTACCGAATGCGGGgcatag